Genomic window (Hugenholtzia roseola DSM 9546):
CGTTTATTTTGATTTAGGACAAGGTAAAGATTATGTCTATAAAGGCACAACTAATTTTCAAGGTCTGCACGAAAAAGACTTGCTACAACTTTCAAACAAACAACAAGAAACCTTTACCAAACAAAATATCTCTGATATTTTTCCTGAATATTATATCATCAAAGTAAATCAATTTAATGATGTCGCAAAAGATACGTTGGACGAATGGGTTTATTTTTTGAAAAATAGTGAAGTAAAAGATAGTTTTAAAGCAAAAGGTTTGGCAGAGGCAAAGGAGGTTTTAGATGTTATGCGTCTGAATCAAGAGCAAACTTATGGGTACAATCGCTATTTGGACTACCTGCACGTAAAGGCGAGCGAGGCACTTTCTTTGAAAATCCAACAGGAGGAACTGATGGAAAAGAGAATAGCGGAGGCGAAGGAGAAAATCAGAAAAGATGAAAATTTTAAAAGGTCTGTTGAGATTGCTAAAAATGCTATTTCAGAAGGAGCTGATAATAAGTTCATCGCCAAAATAACAGGATTAACAGTTGAACAAATAGAAACGTTGCGTAACGAAAATGCGTAAAAACTGTACCTATTTTGGGTAAAAATAAAACGTTACTAAGAAAATGCAATAAACTGATAATCAACCACTTAATTCTCAAAAGTATCAAAGTCATTAAAAAAGGCTGCCTTATCTAAGCAGCCTTTTTTAACCAAAAATTTTGTATCATAGAAGCCCCATTAACTACTACAAGTGATGCAATCGGGGTCGTCCAAAGAACAAGAAGCTCCACTTAGGTCTGCGTCCTGCCCAACGCTCTGTGGCAGTTGGGAACGCTCCTGTGTTGTGGCAGTAACTAAAAAGTCTTTATCGACGGTGAATTTGATAGCATCAGCGGCAGCTTTGGTGCGTAGGTAGTACATGCCTGTCTTCAAGCCGCGTTTCCAAGCGTGAAAGTGCATGGAGGTGAGCTTGCCCAAAGTCGGATTTTGCATGTGAATGTTCAAACTCTGACTCTGACAAATATATGCCCCCCTATCGGCAGCCATATCTATAATTGTCCGCTGGCTAATTTCCCAAACCGTTTTGTAGAGGTCTTTGATATGCTGCGGAATACGCTTAATATTTTGTACCGAACCGTTAGAAGAAATAAGTTCATTTTTCATCTGTTCGTCCCAAAGTTTTAGCTCGATAAGGTCGTGAAGGAGGTGCTTATTTATCACAACAAACTCACCCGACAAGACCCTACGGACGTAAATGTTAGAGGTATATGGCTCGATACACTCATTGTTACCCAAGATTTGAGAAGTAGAAGCCGTAGGCATGGGCGCAACTAAAAGCGAATTTCGCACCCCATGCTTGACCACTTTTTGGCGCAAATCGTCCCAATTCCAACGTCCGCTTTCAGGCTTAACTCCCCAGAGGTCGAATTGAAACTTGCCTTCCGAAAGAGGCGACCCCGCAAAGGTTGGATAACTACCTTCTTGCTGTGCCAATTCGCAAGAAGCAGTCATGGCAGCGAAGTAGATGGTTTCGAAGATGTCAGTGTTGAGACGCGCCGCCTCCGCACTATCAAAAGGCACACGCAACATAATAAACGTATCTGCCAAGCCTTGCACGCCCAAGCCCACAGGACGGTGGCGCATATTGCTATTTTTCGCCTCCTCTATCGGATAATAATTTCTATCAATGACCCGATTGAGGTTGCGTGTCAGAACTTTGGTTACTTCATAGAGTTTCTGATGGTCGAATTTGCCATCAATGACAAACTTGGGCAGTGCCAAAGAACCCAAATTACACACTGCCACTTCGTCAGGTGCAGTGTATTCTATAATTTCGGTGCAAAGGTTAGACGATTTTATCGTACCCAAATTCTGCTGGTTCGACTTGTGGTTCGCATGGTCTTTATAGAGCATATAAGGCGTTCCCGTTTCGATTTGCGCCTCCAAAATGGCGAACCAAAGCTCTTGCGCACGCAGGGTACGACGCGCCTTGCCCTCTCTTTCATAACGGGTATAAAGTTCCTCGAAGGCTGCGCCATGGCAATCTGCCAAATGAGGGGCTTCATTAGGACAGAACAAAGACCACTGCTCATCATTCTGAACACGTTTCATAAATAGGTCAGAAATCCAGAGGGCGTAGAACAAATCGCGAGCGCGAAGTTCCTCCTTGCCATGATTCTTTTTGAGGTCTAAAAACTCGAAGATGTCGGCATGCCAAGGCTCTAAATAGATGGCAAACGCACCCTTGCGCTTATTTCCGCCTTGGTCTATGTAGCGTGCCGTATCGTTAAAGACGCGCAACATCGGAATAATTCCGTTTGAATGACCGTTGGTGCCGCGAATGTAAGAACCCGTTGCGCGAATGTTATGCACCGAAAGCCCAATGCCACCTGCCGATTGTGAAATCTTGGCGCACTGTTTCAAGGTATCATAGATGCCCTCTACACTATCTTCCTGCATCTGCAAGAGAAAACAAGACGACATTTGAGGCTTAGGCGTGGCAGCATTGAAAAGCGTAGGCGTAGCGTGTGTAAACCAACGCTGTGAAAGCATTTGGTAGGTTTCCAAGACAGAGTCAATGTCCTCGAAGTGAATCCCCACGGCAACGCGCATCAGCATGTGTTGGGGGCGTTCTACTACCTTTCCGTTGAGGCGTAGAAGGTAGGAACGCTCTAAGGTCTTGAAGCCAAAATAGTCGTAGTCGTAATCTCGGCTATAATCGACGGCTTGATTGAGAATATGCGCATATTTTTTGACTATAAAATAGGCTTCATCTGAAATCAACTGTGCATTCAAACCTGTTTCAGGATTCACATATTGATACAATTCTTCAATCGTATCAGAAAAAGAATCTAAGGTTTCTTTGTGTAAATTTGAAATCGCGATACGAGAAGCCAAAATCGCATAATCGGGGTGCAGCGT
Coding sequences:
- a CDS encoding Rpn family recombination-promoting nuclease/putative transposase; translation: MSKRLIRFDWAVKKLLRNKANFVVLEGFLSELLFEDIKIEKILESEGNQETEQDKYNRVDILVQNAKNELVIVEIQNTYEIDYFHRMAYGASKALTENLSLGQSYSEIKKVISVNIVYFDLGQGKDYVYKGTTNFQGLHEKDLLQLSNKQQETFTKQNISDIFPEYYIIKVNQFNDVAKDTLDEWVYFLKNSEVKDSFKAKGLAEAKEVLDVMRLNQEQTYGYNRYLDYLHVKASEALSLKIQQEELMEKRIAEAKEKIRKDENFKRSVEIAKNAISEGADNKFIAKITGLTVEQIETLRNENA
- a CDS encoding ribonucleoside-diphosphate reductase subunit alpha → MKVRKRDGRSEDVDMNKITKRVQRLCDGLDTRYIRPQEVTYKVLAGLYDGVSTVQLDELAAETAATMATLHPDYAILASRIAISNLHKETLDSFSDTIEELYQYVNPETGLNAQLISDEAYFIVKKYAHILNQAVDYSRDYDYDYFGFKTLERSYLLRLNGKVVERPQHMLMRVAVGIHFEDIDSVLETYQMLSQRWFTHATPTLFNAATPKPQMSSCFLLQMQEDSVEGIYDTLKQCAKISQSAGGIGLSVHNIRATGSYIRGTNGHSNGIIPMLRVFNDTARYIDQGGNKRKGAFAIYLEPWHADIFEFLDLKKNHGKEELRARDLFYALWISDLFMKRVQNDEQWSLFCPNEAPHLADCHGAAFEELYTRYEREGKARRTLRAQELWFAILEAQIETGTPYMLYKDHANHKSNQQNLGTIKSSNLCTEIIEYTAPDEVAVCNLGSLALPKFVIDGKFDHQKLYEVTKVLTRNLNRVIDRNYYPIEEAKNSNMRHRPVGLGVQGLADTFIMLRVPFDSAEAARLNTDIFETIYFAAMTASCELAQQEGSYPTFAGSPLSEGKFQFDLWGVKPESGRWNWDDLRQKVVKHGVRNSLLVAPMPTASTSQILGNNECIEPYTSNIYVRRVLSGEFVVINKHLLHDLIELKLWDEQMKNELISSNGSVQNIKRIPQHIKDLYKTVWEISQRTIIDMAADRGAYICQSQSLNIHMQNPTLGKLTSMHFHAWKRGLKTGMYYLRTKAAADAIKFTVDKDFLVTATTQERSQLPQSVGQDADLSGASCSLDDPDCITCSS